From the Vibrio vulnificus CMCP6 genome, the window ATGGATAATCTCCACCATCTGCTGCTGCTTCTCATCAATAATTTGGTTTATCTGTTTGGCAAACACGGTGAACTCGTCATTGCCGTCAGGGATTACTCGTGTTTGCTGACTTTGCTCATCCTCTTTGGTCAAACTTTGTAATGCATTCAAAATGGCATTGAGCTTATTGTAAACCCTTAGCCATGTGGAAGTACCCAACATAAACAACACGAATAGCATGGCAAATACGGCACCAGTCATGCCCGTGAAATACCATTGTTGATGCTCTATTTGACTGCGCAGGCTGGTTTCCGCTTGAATTGAAAAGCTATTGATTAACAATAGTAGCGTTTGTAAACGATAATCTAGCTCAACACTGTACGCTTTGAGCTGATCCAAAGAGAGCGTTCCTGCGGCAATGCTGTCTCGATATTGCACACTGCTTTGATAACGTTCTGATGAAAAAAACTGCAATAGCTTTTCAACTTGATGATGACTTGCGCCTAAATCAAGAAAACGCTCAAGCGCTTGCTGTTGCCTTTCAATTGCCTGATAAAAAGCAGCATAATCAAAACCGTACGTTCCTTGTGTTTGTAATTTGTACGTGAGCAGCGCTTCTTTTTGCGCCCAATAGGAAAGGGAGATGAGCTGAGTGATGAGCTTTTCCGTCATTTCTGCATCATTGAGAGACAAATGAAGATGCTCATTTTCGATGGCCTCCAACATCTCCCGCAAAACATCAAACCCCCACTCTGATGAAATCAATCTTTCTTGCGCTGGTTGGCTTTTTATTTCCGACAACGCTTCAATTAAATCGTTTTTTAACCCACTTAATTCCGATGAAACATCTAGCGAATACATAAACTGGTTGAATGAGTCACTTTGCGATAACTCATCCAAATAACGCATTTCTCCTTGAACCCCCTGATAAATCCTAAAAGCCGTTTCAGCAATCCCATTTTGTATGTGTATTCGACTGATGGTTTTATCAAGAGAGTCTAACTGACGACGGTTATTTAATAACTCCTGCACTGTAAAACCCAATATAAAAATAGCGGGTAGCAGCGAAAGCAGGGCGAGACGAGTTTTTATAGAAATCTTCATCATATTTGTTTCGTCCTTGCAAGCATTGGGACCTAGCCTATCCTTAATACTAGACCAATTTCATAGCAACAAAATAAAAGTTAATTAAATCGCGGGAAACCGGTGAAACGGTGTGAGGTTAATGCCTAAATTCAGTCTGTTGGTGATCGTTGTTGTATTAATTAGTGTGCTCTCATCCTTATCTGTGAGAGCCGCAGACCAGTACATCATTTTTTCGCTCAACCCTCAGCTACCCACCTTAAGCACCAGCCAAGTTAAGATGATTTATCGCGGCAAAATGACGCAAATCGATGGCATTCCTTTTGAACTGCTCGATTTGCCCGCTTCGTCGCAACAACGTAATCAGTTTTATCAAATTTTATTGAACAAAACACCGTCACAAATGGCTGCCATTTGGGCCAAACAAACCTTTTCAGGACGCACAAAACAACCTTTTCAGCTATCCGAACAAAGCATTAAAGAGGTAATGGAATGGCTAGCCATTACTCCTTCCGGCATTGCTTATTTTCCAGCGAATGAGGTTCCCAGTGACGTGCATGTGCTCTACCAATTTACGACTGAGGAAGAATAAATGAGGCTTAAATTTATTTTACCCCTGTGCCTACTCTGCTCTCCGGTATACGGAGAGTGGACACTGTCGGACCAACTCACCATCAGTGGATTTGGCTCACTTTCTGCGAGTAAAAGCGATCAAGCGACGCCGAGCATCCAAGAAAAAGAATTTACCGATGAGTGGTGTTGGGATTGCGAAACCACACTTGGAGTACAGCTAGACTGGGCAATGAACGAGAACTGGCGAGCGTCTTTGCAGGTGGTCAAACAACCTCATGACGATTTCTCCGACCCGACGCTGGCTTGGGCATTTGTTGAATATCGCGGCGACGACTGGAGTACAAAATTAGGCCGCCAACGCATTCCGCTTTTCTTAATGTCGGAATATCTCTTTGTGTCACAAGCCTACCCTTGGTTTCGCCCGCCTATTGATGTGTACGATAGTGTGTTAGGCATTTCAAATTATGATGGGCTTTCTCTCGATGTACAGAAGTGGATAACCTCTGATATTCCAGTGCGAGTCGCCACTTTTGTTGCCAAATCCAGCAGCGACGATTACTCCTTGTATGGACAGCCACTGACCATCGATACCGATATTTCTTATGGCATCACCACCGAAATCGACTTTGATGAAAATCTTGTCCGTGCCGCACTGATGCACACGAAGTTCGAACAGACATACGCTGCAACCACGATTATTCCCGGGGGGGAACAATCGTTAACCTTGTTTAGTCTAGGTACCATTTACAACTGGCAACAGTGGCAATTTATTGCTGAGTTGCTCACAAGCAGTCGCTATCACTCTAATTGGTATGTCAGCGTTAACTATCAATGGAACGATCTCACACCCTATATTACCTACAGCCAAAGGAGAAAATCCGTCGAAAACGAAACATACAGCGTAGGCTTGAAATACTCTCTATTGCCTAATTTAAGTGTTTATGGCGAATGGCTTTACATACAAAGCGCCAAAAGTGTGATTAGCGGCCACTTTACTCAGCCTCAACTCCCACCAAACGAGTTGGTTGGTGAGGTAAACCTATTTAGCTTAGGCTTATCGTTTACTTTTTGAGTGTTAAAGTTGATGCATGTCTTATTTACAGTGCAATGATTGAATCATGTTACAACTCACGAGTGCTTTTATACATTATTTTCACAAAATAAGTTTCTGAGAATGAAAATGTCAATACGTATTTCGTTGTTTAAATCAACCACATTAAGACTTAAATTCAATCAGTTACAGCCATTTTATCTGTTTTATTTTTCCTAGCAGAATAACAACTTGCCGTGTAAACTCCCGCCACATAAATATTACAAGACTATTACAACCCTTATCCCTGCTTTCTGTTCCCCCTACATTCAGAAAGTAAGGTCAGCCCCAAAAACGTGAAAGGTCTAATACAAACATGAGTCCAGAGAAATATCTCCAAGACTGGCAAACCAGCCAAACGATTGCGGAATCCATCACTCCACTTATCGGCAAGCTGTACCGCCAAAAAGGTGTCGAAATCATTCTTTTTGGTAAAACCCTGATTAATGCAACCACCATCGACATTCTCAAAACTCACCGTGTCGCTCGACACTACACCGGTACACCACTTTCGCTTGAGCAAACCCTCCCCATTATTGAAAAAGTTTGTGAAATGAGCATTTCTGCTTGCCGTGTTGATGTTGGCCAACTTGCTCATCAATATTGGGAAAGCCACGACGATGTGTCTGCACTGGATGACTACTTACAAACCGCATTAATTGGCGCATTAGATGCAGGTTCTTCACTCGCATCACGAGATGTTGTGTTGTACGGTTTTGGCCGAATTGGCCGTCTATTAACCCGCCTTCTTATTGAAAAGAGTGGCCCAGGTTACCCGTTAAAACTGAAGGCCATTGTTGTCCGTGGTGGACGAGATGGTGATTTGCAAAAACGCGCAAGCTTGCTTCGTCGCGACTCTGTACACGGCCAATTCAACGGCAGTATCGTCATTGATGAAGAAAACAGCGCATTGGTGATCAACGGCAATTTCGTTCAGATCATTTATGCGAACAAACCTGAAGAGGTCGACTACACCGCATATGGCATTCAAAACGCCTTAGTGGTCGACAACACTGGCGTGTGGCGTGATGCAGAAGGCTTAGGCCAACATTTGCAATGCCAAGGCGCCGCAAAAGTCCTACTGACCGCGCCAGGTAAAGGCGATATCAAAAACGTCGTATTTGGTGTGAACGAAGATGTAATTAAGTCAGACGACACCATCATCTCTGCCGCAAGTTGTACCACCAACGCCATTACACCGGTGCTGAAAGTGATTAACGACAAATATGGCGTCATCTCAGGTCACATCGAAACAGTGCACTCTTACACTAACGATCAAAACTTGATCGACAACTTCCACAAGGGCGATCGTCGTGGTCGAGGCGCTGCACTGAACATGGTATTGACCTCAACGGGTGCAGCCAAAGCAGTAGCGAAGGCACTGCCTGAGCTGGCTGGGCGTTTAACTGGCAATGCGATTCGCGTTCCAACCCCGAACGTGTCGATGGCAGTCGCTAATCTCAACCTTGAAAAAGGTACGACAAAAGAAGAACTTAACGAGTATCTGCGTGAAATGGCGCTGGCTTCACCACTTTCTGCACAAATTGACTATACCGATTCGACAGAGATTGTATCTAGCGATCTGGTCGGCTCACGTCATGCGGGGGTTGTAGACGGTCAAGCGACGATTGCGCAAGATAACCGCGCAGTGCTGTATATATGGTATGACAACGAGTTTGGCTATAGCTGCCAAGTTGTTCACTGTATGGAACAAATGATGGGCGTTCGTTATCAAACTTTCCCTCGTGTGTAATTAGCTTGCTCCACAACTAACGACACCTTGGTAACGAAACCACCAGCGGGTTTGTTTACCTACGGCAAAGCCGCTGGTTCAAATATTTGTTCTCTTATAACGACAATAATAATCTCTCCCCCATTGCGCCTGTACCCCTGATACAGGCGCCTTTTAACCATCATATCGTTGTATTTATCTTACCTTGTGACCGTCGAAGCACACATCGGCTTTCCTCATCCACCAAGCAACTTGGTCAAATGTCAGCGCTTTGTACTTTTTGAATCATATTCATATTTCGTTCATCTTCACCACCGCAGTATGACTCCATAGAACCACCAAAGAGGCAATATTTATGAACCGCATTATTATGACTGCATTGACTGCGATTACCGCTCTGTTCACGCTCATGTTCAGCTTGCTCTTGGCAATTCCGTTGACCATCGTCGCGCTGATCACTGGTAAAAGAATCGAAAAGCAGCTAAAACAAGCCGCACAACAAGCGCAAGCACAACGCACACAACACGATGACGGCCAGCAGCATCGAGTCATCGATGGTGAGTTCGAAGAAGTCTCACGTTAATGCCAATCGGTCGATTGTGCATACTCTTCAACCCACCCAAGTAATTGCTTCGCCGCTTTCGACAGAACTTGGTTTTGTCGAACAATATAGCCAAAGTCGGTTGCAGGAAAATCCTCTAAATGCGTGACTTTCCTGCTTAACGTGGTTTTGGTATGCAAAGAGAAATCCGGCACAATCGCGGTGCCAAATCCGGCCTCCGCCCAGTCGATTTGCGCTTCGACACTCCCCACTTCCATCACTCGAAAACGAGGCAGATTCAATTTCGGCAAAGAGGCATCAATCAGCTCCCGAGTACGAGTATCGTGCCCGAGCAAGATGAGTGTCGGCTTGTCTTGCGCCTCCCATGCTTTCTCCAATAAATCATCACCAAATGCACACCATTTAATCTGAGTCAAAGGCGTGAAGTGCAGCGGTTGACTCTCTTTTTGTGCGATCACAAAACCAATATCAGCACGGGCACTTTTGACCAATTCGACAGCTTGAGAAGAGGTGGTATTGAACAAAGCCAAATCGATACCCGGATAGTCATTTTTGAAGCGTTGAAAAGGTTCAATCAGCAGCAAACGCGAAACAATGTCACTGGCTGCAATCGAGAGTGTCCCTTGCGTTAATTCATTGATGGCATTGAGATCGGATTGGCAAATTTGCAGCTCATTGAGCATCAACTTGGCAGACTTTAACAATCGACGCCCCGCCGGCGTTAACTGAACCGGGTTTCGTTCGATCAATTTTGCTTTGGTTGTCTGCTCTAGCTGTTTGATATGCAGGCTGACGTTGGGTTGTGTCATGTGCAGCTCGTTGGCGGTTTTGCCAAAATGTTTCACTTCCGCCAAGGTAATAAACGTCTTCAACCAATTTAGATCCAACACCGCAGACTCCATATGAGTTTCTTATTGACTTGATGAGTATAATTAATTTCTCTTATTAAGACTATCACCCTAAGATGCTTTGGTCTTATTTCGGAGGAATTGTCATGACGTCTATCGTTGTTGTGGGTGCAAACTGGGGTGATGAAGGCAAAGGCCGCATCGTTGATTTTCTAGCAGAAAACGCAGCGGCTAGCGTACGTTTCCAAGGTGGAAACAACGCAGGTCATACCGTAGTGAACCATTTTGGTACATTCAAACTTCATCAACTGCCTAGTGGTGTCTTCAACCCAGGTTGCCTCGCGGTGCTTGGCCCTGGCATGGTAATTAGCCCAGCGCTGCTTACTCAGGAATTGGCGGAAGTTGAACAATCTGGCGTGAAAGTGAATCTGTGTATTTCTGATCGTGCAACGCTGTGTCTACCGCTTCACGCACTAGAAGATACCCTAGAAGAACAGCGCCTAGGCGACAAGGCTTACGGTTCCACTCGTCAAGGTATTGCTCCTGCTTACGGTGATCGTGTGATGAAAAAAGGCATTCTGCTGGGCTGGCTAAAACAACCTGAAGTATTGGTCGAGCGTCTGCAATTTATGTTGGATTGGAAACTGCCACAACTACGTGCACTCTACCCTGAGTTCAAATTTGAACAAACGGCGCAAGAGATGGCCGATTGGCTACTTGAGGTATCTGCCCCTTGGCGTGATGCGATTTGTAACGTGTCCGTCCCTCTCAAAGCACTGCAAGCGGAAAAGCAAAACCTACTTTTTGAAGCGCAACTGGGTGCTGGCCGTGATCTCGTCTATGGTGAATACCCTTGGACAACCTCTTCCAACGTGGTTTCTGCGTACGCAGGCATTGGCAGTGGTTTACCAGCCCTTCGCCCAGAGCGCGTTATCGCTGTCGCTAAAGCCTTCAGCTCATCTGTTGGTACAGGTACGCTGATCACAGCAATGGAAGAACAAGACGCCTTCCGTGAAGCGGCGAACGAGTTCGGTGCAACAACCGGTCGCCCTCGCGATATGGGCTACTTTGATGCCGTAGCCACCCAAAATGGGGTTGAGCTACAAGCGGCAACCGAGATCGCTCTAACCAAACTGGATTGTTTGACTGGCCTTGACGATCTGAAAATCTGTGTGGCTTACCAAGGCGATCACAGTGAGAACCCAATTTGGCCTCAAACCGCAGCATTAGCACCAGTTTACGAGAAAATGCCAAGCTGGAGCGAAGACATCACCGCCTGCCGTCGTTTTGAAGATCTGCCTCAAGCCGCTCAGCAATATGTGTTGCGCATTGAAGAACTGATGGGCGTTCCAGTGAGTATGGTCTCTGTTGGCCCTGGTCGTGAGCAAATGATCCTACGTTAATGGACAGTCAATGACTAAAAAATCCGGGCTCGCCCGGATTTTTTTGTTTTTGATCTCTAGAGTCTGTTTCTAGAGATAAACGCATTCATCGAGTCGGAGATCACTATCTCGATTAACCCCGCTTTTCATCCGTTTTTAACTTGTTGATTTCGTACTACACTGCTTGAGAACTCAATTCGTCAAACAAGGACAATAACATGATCGCTCAAGGCCAAACTTTACCTAACGCTACACTGAGCCAACTAACTAAAGAGGGAATGGTCCACCACCCTGTTTTAGAGCTGTTTGCTGGCAAAAAAGTCGTGCTTTTCGCCGTACCTGGGGCGTTCACGCCAACCTGTTCAGAAGCACATTTACCGGGTTATATCGTACTGGCCGATCAACTTAAGGCGAAAGGCGTCGATCTGATTGCCTGCGTTTCTGTCAACGATGCGTTTGTGATGAAAGCCTGGGGTGAAGCACAAAATGCGGAAGAAATTCTAATGTTGGCGGATGGCGACGCGAGCTTTACCAAAGCACTCGGCTTGGAAATGGATACCGCTGGTTTTGGTGGCCTTCGCTCTCAACGCTACGCGATGATTATCGACAATGGCGTAGTCACAACCCTCAATGTGGAAGCGCCTAAATCATTTGAAGTGAGTAACGCTGAAACGATTCTTGCCGCGCTTTAAGCCGCATAAGTCCAAAACAAAACGCAAGCTCTGACGCTTGCGTTTTTATCTGGTTGCTCATCGGTAGCTAACGATTACTCAGCGATTACACCGTCAGCACCACACGCGCTGCCAGCAAAATCAGCACCACGCCTGACAGGCGATCGATCAACTGTGCTTTGGAGCGAATTTTGTCCACCACTTTTGAGCTCGATAACACCAAGGTGATAAAGGTATACCAGAGGCCATCAACGATAAATGGCGTCGCTACGATAATCACTTGATTACTCAACTCATTCCCCAGTGCTACAAACTGGCTAAACAGTGCGATGAAAAATAGCGCAATTTTCGGACTGAGAATAGAAATCAAAAAGCCTTCTTTGGCCGACTGCAAAACCGTCGTTTGCTCCCCCGATTCCAACTTGGCCGCCACACCGCCTTTAGAGCGCAACGCGTTGTAACCCAAGTAGGCTAAATAGCCCGCACCTGCGTAACTAATGGTTTTGAACAAGAGTGGGGATTGCTGTAACACCACCGCCAAACCAATTAAGGTCACGAAAGCGTATATCCCAATGCCAAAAGCGTGTGCCCAACTGGTGGCCAAACCATTCGCTCGCCCACCCGCTAACGCATGCTTAGCGACAATCGCTAAACTTGGCCCCGGCGACATCGCGCCCAAAATGCAGATCGTAAAAAGTGATAACCAAACTGTGAATGTCATAATCTTCTCCTGTGATGATTCACAGTAAGCCAATTTTTAAATGAACTGAAATCAAACTTAATCATGATTGCCATGATTTGAAATCATACCGATTGAATACTCGCAACTCAGCATGACGCGGGTTACCCTCTCTCGTACCCATCGATGGGCTGAGTCATGATCGTATTTGGGATGCCACATTAGCCAATATTGATGAATTTCCGTTTCAAACGGCAATGGATAATGGCAAATAGGTTGGCTCTTCGCCAAGTTCACTGCGATATGCTCAGGCACCACCATCATGTAATCGCTTTGAATCAGGACGTTCACCGCAGCGGAAAAGAAAGGCACTTGTAATGCAATGTGCCGTGTTTTGCCCAACTTTCTTAATACACTGTCGGTCGCGGAGTCCTTGTCACCACCGCCAGTCACTTTAATGTGCGAGTAGCGCAGCATGTCTTCCAAGCTCAACGCCGCTTTGCCCGATAGTGGATGGCCTTGACGCATCACACACACCGAGTAGTCTTCGCCGATTTTCGTGTAGGAAAGCTCTTTGGGAGGAGAAGGCAACATGGTCGATGCCAAATGAATGCCCGTGTCGAGCAAGCTGTCTAAATATTGTGGCTGCCAAAGCCGGTAGGACAATGTCAGACG encodes:
- a CDS encoding sulfate ABC transporter permease, coding for MRLKFILPLCLLCSPVYGEWTLSDQLTISGFGSLSASKSDQATPSIQEKEFTDEWCWDCETTLGVQLDWAMNENWRASLQVVKQPHDDFSDPTLAWAFVEYRGDDWSTKLGRQRIPLFLMSEYLFVSQAYPWFRPPIDVYDSVLGISNYDGLSLDVQKWITSDIPVRVATFVAKSSSDDYSLYGQPLTIDTDISYGITTEIDFDENLVRAALMHTKFEQTYAATTIIPGGEQSLTLFSLGTIYNWQQWQFIAELLTSSRYHSNWYVSVNYQWNDLTPYITYSQRRKSVENETYSVGLKYSLLPNLSVYGEWLYIQSAKSVISGHFTQPQLPPNELVGEVNLFSLGLSFTF
- a CDS encoding glyceraldehyde-3-phosphate dehydrogenase; this encodes MSPEKYLQDWQTSQTIAESITPLIGKLYRQKGVEIILFGKTLINATTIDILKTHRVARHYTGTPLSLEQTLPIIEKVCEMSISACRVDVGQLAHQYWESHDDVSALDDYLQTALIGALDAGSSLASRDVVLYGFGRIGRLLTRLLIEKSGPGYPLKLKAIVVRGGRDGDLQKRASLLRRDSVHGQFNGSIVIDEENSALVINGNFVQIIYANKPEEVDYTAYGIQNALVVDNTGVWRDAEGLGQHLQCQGAAKVLLTAPGKGDIKNVVFGVNEDVIKSDDTIISAASCTTNAITPVLKVINDKYGVISGHIETVHSYTNDQNLIDNFHKGDRRGRGAALNMVLTSTGAAKAVAKALPELAGRLTGNAIRVPTPNVSMAVANLNLEKGTTKEELNEYLREMALASPLSAQIDYTDSTEIVSSDLVGSRHAGVVDGQATIAQDNRAVLYIWYDNEFGYSCQVVHCMEQMMGVRYQTFPRV
- a CDS encoding LysR family transcriptional regulator, whose amino-acid sequence is MLDLNWLKTFITLAEVKHFGKTANELHMTQPNVSLHIKQLEQTTKAKLIERNPVQLTPAGRRLLKSAKLMLNELQICQSDLNAINELTQGTLSIAASDIVSRLLLIEPFQRFKNDYPGIDLALFNTTSSQAVELVKSARADIGFVIAQKESQPLHFTPLTQIKWCAFGDDLLEKAWEAQDKPTLILLGHDTRTRELIDASLPKLNLPRFRVMEVGSVEAQIDWAEAGFGTAIVPDFSLHTKTTLSRKVTHLEDFPATDFGYIVRQNQVLSKAAKQLLGWVEEYAQSTDWH
- a CDS encoding adenylosuccinate synthase, which produces MTSIVVVGANWGDEGKGRIVDFLAENAAASVRFQGGNNAGHTVVNHFGTFKLHQLPSGVFNPGCLAVLGPGMVISPALLTQELAEVEQSGVKVNLCISDRATLCLPLHALEDTLEEQRLGDKAYGSTRQGIAPAYGDRVMKKGILLGWLKQPEVLVERLQFMLDWKLPQLRALYPEFKFEQTAQEMADWLLEVSAPWRDAICNVSVPLKALQAEKQNLLFEAQLGAGRDLVYGEYPWTTSSNVVSAYAGIGSGLPALRPERVIAVAKAFSSSVGTGTLITAMEEQDAFREAANEFGATTGRPRDMGYFDAVATQNGVELQAATEIALTKLDCLTGLDDLKICVAYQGDHSENPIWPQTAALAPVYEKMPSWSEDITACRRFEDLPQAAQQYVLRIEELMGVPVSMVSVGPGREQMILR
- a CDS encoding peroxiredoxin, with translation MIAQGQTLPNATLSQLTKEGMVHHPVLELFAGKKVVLFAVPGAFTPTCSEAHLPGYIVLADQLKAKGVDLIACVSVNDAFVMKAWGEAQNAEEILMLADGDASFTKALGLEMDTAGFGGLRSQRYAMIIDNGVVTTLNVEAPKSFEVSNAETILAAL
- a CDS encoding LysE family translocator, translated to MTFTVWLSLFTICILGAMSPGPSLAIVAKHALAGGRANGLATSWAHAFGIGIYAFVTLIGLAVVLQQSPLLFKTISYAGAGYLAYLGYNALRSKGGVAAKLESGEQTTVLQSAKEGFLISILSPKIALFFIALFSQFVALGNELSNQVIIVATPFIVDGLWYTFITLVLSSSKVVDKIRSKAQLIDRLSGVVLILLAARVVLTV
- a CDS encoding LysR family transcriptional regulator; the protein is MLNNINLNLLRSLLVLLEECHVSRAADRLHITQSAMSRQLAQLRELCSDPLLVREGNRLVATPHAEVLRPKLVQLLGEFEHLFDHQAFNPQDWQGQLVLSSSDYVAQFIVPTLSRVLIEQAPRLTLSYRLWQPQYLDSLLDTGIHLASTMLPSPPKELSYTKIGEDYSVCVMRQGHPLSGKAALSLEDMLRYSHIKVTGGGDKDSATDSVLRKLGKTRHIALQVPFFSAAVNVLIQSDYMMVVPEHIAVNLAKSQPICHYPLPFETEIHQYWLMWHPKYDHDSAHRWVRERVTRVMLSCEYSIGMISNHGNHD